Proteins from one Alysiella filiformis genomic window:
- a CDS encoding MFS transporter — MSGTQNLRNNPYKVAIASMIGTAIEFYDYYIYAAAAVLVFNSQFFPKDDDGAAMLLSLSTLALAFFARPVGSALFGHFGDKIGRKKTLVASLLTMGLSTVAIGLLPNYEQIGLLAPILLCIFRFGQGLGLGGEWGGAALVATENAPEGKRAWFGTFPQLGAPIGLFTANGVFFIISSVIGHDALVAWGWRIPFVASLILVIVGLWMRMTLHESHVYKEAEQQGKTKDAPVKEVFKNHMKPILQGTFIMVATYVLFYLMTAFAQVYSRGKPVLSEYGHAMGLGIQPNTFTGFLLIGAVVFGIFTSVSGVYADKMGRRKFLIIVTSAIIVFGLCMPLFLQNGTPMSVLAFLIIGLALMGLTFGPMAALLPELFPTEVRYSGASLAYNLSSIVGASIATLVAMKLNQHYGIIGVGIYLAVNGVLTLIALISTHETKNVDLIAMK; from the coding sequence ATGAGCGGAACACAAAATTTACGCAACAATCCTTATAAAGTTGCCATCGCGTCCATGATAGGCACGGCGATTGAATTTTACGATTATTACATTTACGCGGCGGCGGCGGTGTTGGTGTTCAACAGCCAATTTTTTCCCAAAGATGATGATGGTGCAGCCATGTTGTTGTCTTTGTCCACGTTGGCGTTGGCGTTTTTTGCGCGACCTGTGGGTTCGGCATTGTTTGGGCATTTTGGCGACAAAATTGGGCGCAAAAAAACCTTGGTTGCCTCATTATTGACCATGGGTTTATCTACGGTGGCGATTGGTTTGCTGCCCAATTATGAGCAAATTGGTTTGCTTGCGCCCATTTTGTTGTGCATTTTCCGTTTTGGACAAGGCTTGGGCTTGGGCGGCGAATGGGGCGGTGCGGCTTTGGTTGCCACCGAAAACGCGCCCGAAGGCAAACGCGCTTGGTTTGGTACGTTTCCGCAGTTGGGTGCGCCCATTGGTTTGTTTACGGCAAATGGCGTGTTTTTTATCATCAGCTCTGTGATTGGTCATGACGCGCTGGTGGCGTGGGGTTGGCGCATTCCGTTTGTGGCATCGTTGATTTTGGTGATTGTGGGCTTGTGGATGCGCATGACTTTGCACGAAAGCCACGTTTACAAAGAAGCCGAACAACAAGGCAAAACCAAAGATGCGCCTGTTAAAGAAGTGTTTAAAAACCACATGAAGCCGATTTTGCAAGGCACTTTCATTATGGTGGCAACTTATGTGTTGTTTTATTTGATGACGGCATTTGCCCAAGTTTATTCGCGTGGCAAACCTGTGCTGTCTGAATATGGACACGCCATGGGTTTGGGCATTCAACCCAATACGTTTACGGGCTTTTTGTTGATTGGTGCGGTGGTGTTTGGCATTTTTACCAGCGTATCGGGGGTGTATGCCGATAAAATGGGTCGCCGCAAATTTTTGATTATTGTAACCAGCGCGATTATTGTGTTTGGTTTGTGCATGCCGCTTTTCTTGCAAAACGGTACGCCAATGAGCGTGTTGGCATTTTTAATCATTGGTTTGGCGTTGATGGGTTTGACCTTTGGCCCGATGGCGGCATTGCTGCCTGAACTGTTCCCCACCGAAGTGCGCTATTCGGGCGCATCGTTGGCATACAATTTGTCGTCTATTGTGGGTGCGTCCATTGCCACTTTGGTGGCGATGAAGTTGAATCAGCATTATGGCATTATTGGCGTGGGGATTTATTTGGCGGTAAACGGTGTTTTAACCTTAATCGCTTTGATTTCCACCCACGAAACCAAAAATGTGGATTTGATTGCCATGAAATGA
- a CDS encoding peptidoglycan DD-metalloendopeptidase family protein, which translates to MFKQWNARLLAISAALALSACAAQQAAAPVNTGTGAYNQVTGALNTGINDVNNAVNGAIAGNPYGTTYTPSAPATYTPPPAPYVPTAAVGNGQYGRVGGQYVPNYSPVDTSAATHIVQAGDTVYNIAKRYGISQDTLRSLNGLSGNTISIGQTLRVKSGSGKTVGNTTPVTVPTAPVVNAVTAPVVPTAPVPTATAPVVTPPPAVTTTQTATTSAPVVAVAPTPTAPVVTPPAANNTPTTKPNTDSFLPTQNVANITWQAPTAGKIARSFGGDNKGVDIAGTRGQDVVAAAAGQVVYSGSGLRGYGNLVIIQHTPAYLTAYGHNDSLLVREGESVKRGQVIAKMGQTDSSNGVKLHFEVRENGTPVDPSRFVKF; encoded by the coding sequence ATGTTTAAACAATGGAATGCACGACTGCTGGCAATTTCTGCCGCGCTGGCATTGAGTGCCTGTGCTGCTCAACAAGCCGCCGCGCCTGTAAACACAGGAACAGGTGCTTACAATCAAGTAACAGGCGCATTGAACACAGGCATCAATGATGTGAACAATGCCGTGAATGGCGCGATTGCAGGCAATCCCTACGGCACCACCTACACCCCAAGCGCACCTGCCACCTACACCCCACCCCCTGCACCTTACGTTCCCACTGCGGCTGTGGGTAATGGTCAATACGGTCGCGTGGGCGGTCAATATGTGCCCAACTATTCACCTGTGGACACATCTGCTGCCACACACATCGTTCAGGCAGGCGATACGGTTTACAATATTGCCAAACGCTATGGCATCAGCCAAGACACTTTGCGCTCATTAAATGGCTTATCGGGCAACACAATCAGCATTGGTCAGACTTTACGCGTAAAGTCGGGGAGTGGTAAAACAGTCGGCAATACCACGCCTGTAACAGTGCCGACTGCGCCTGTTGTGAATGCGGTTACGGCACCTGTTGTGCCAACTGCGCCTGTTCCAACAGCCACTGCACCTGTTGTTACCCCACCCCCTGCGGTAACAACAACCCAAACTGCAACAACAAGCGCACCTGTGGTGGCTGTTGCACCTACACCTACTGCGCCTGTTGTTACCCCACCTGCGGCAAACAACACGCCCACCACGAAACCCAACACCGACAGCTTTTTGCCCACGCAAAATGTTGCCAACATCACATGGCAAGCACCAACGGCAGGTAAAATTGCCCGCTCATTTGGTGGCGACAACAAAGGCGTGGACATTGCTGGCACACGCGGTCAAGACGTGGTAGCGGCGGCGGCTGGTCAAGTGGTGTACAGTGGTTCAGGTTTGCGTGGCTATGGCAATTTGGTCATCATTCAGCACACGCCTGCCTACTTAACCGCTTACGGACACAACGATTCTTTGTTGGTGCGCGAGGGCGAATCGGTTAAACGCGGTCAAGTGATTGCGAAAATGGGTCAAACCGATTCCAGCAATGGCGTGAAACTGCATTTTGAAGTACGCGAAAACGGTACGCCTGTGGACCCAAGTCGTTTTGTGAAATTCTGA
- a CDS encoding CidA/LrgA family protein translates to MIRAFTIIFACLASAELLIHMTAIKLPPSILGLLFLFTLLQTGKVKAEWFKPITDFLMQNLMLFIIPPCVALVQYLDLLAKDAWVIVISSFTSSLLVLFATAKTHEWLRKRQAHSQANKESK, encoded by the coding sequence ATGATACGCGCATTTACCATTATTTTTGCTTGCTTGGCATCTGCCGAATTGCTGATTCACATGACCGCAATCAAGCTGCCGCCGAGCATTTTGGGTTTACTGTTTTTGTTTACGCTGCTGCAAACGGGCAAAGTGAAGGCCGAATGGTTCAAACCCATTACCGATTTTTTGATGCAAAATCTGATGTTGTTCATCATTCCACCCTGTGTGGCATTGGTACAATATCTTGATTTATTGGCAAAAGACGCTTGGGTGATTGTCATTTCATCGTTCACAAGCAGCCTGTTGGTGTTGTTTGCCACCGCCAAAACCCACGAATGGCTGCGTAAACGCCAAGCCCATTCACAAGCCAATAAGGAATCAAAAT